One genomic segment of Phyllopteryx taeniolatus isolate TA_2022b chromosome 12, UOR_Ptae_1.2, whole genome shotgun sequence includes these proteins:
- the tfg gene encoding protein TFG — protein sequence MNGQLDLSGKLIIKAQLGDDIRRIPIHNEDITYDELVLMMQRVFRGKLQSNDEVTIKYKDEDDDLITIFDSSDLSFAIQCSRILKLTLFVNGQPRPLESSQVKHLRRELIELRNKVNTLLDKFEPPTEPGVAATAPESETVDGREGKVATTDPAAKHVTPVSAASMSAFDPLKNQDEVNKNVISAFGLSEDQPPAPPAAAPEERSGTPDSIASSSSAAPQPGLPPQVQAPFSGVQQGPPAGVDGQVYPQYQAPGGYPPQQPGAPPQQYGMQYPAGYSPQPGAPQPGPPQQQQFQNYAPPSSQAPAPGPPAPAPSFQGGQQQQPHSHPPQGPQQYPPGAFPPQNYTSQASQPANYSMPPNSQAAGYQPRPGYTPPPGNTVTPPPGAANPYARNRPPYGQGYAQPGPGYR from the exons ATGAACGGCCAGCTGGACTTGAGCGGGAAGCTGATCATCAAAGCCCAGCTGGGCGACGACATCAGACGCATCCCCATCCACAACGAAGACATCACTTACGACGAGCTGGTGCTCATGATGCAGCGTGTCTTCAGGGGCAAACTGCAGAGCAACGATGAGGTCACCATCAAGTACAAGGACGAAG ACGATGACCTCATCACCATCTTCGACAGCTCTGACCTCTCCTTCGCTATCCAGTGCAGTAGAATACTCAAGTTAACCTTGTTTG TGAACGGTCAGCCAAGGCCTTTGGAGTCCAGTCAGGTGAAGCACCTGCGCAGGGAGCTCATCGAGCTGAGGAATAAAGTCAACACCCTCCTGGATAAATTTGAGCCCCCCACAGAGCCCGGCGTGGCCGCCACAGCACCGGAAAGCG AAACTGTTGACGGACGTGAAGGCAAGGTGGCGACAACAGATCCTGCTGCGAAGCACGTGACCCCAGTCAGTGCGGCCAGTATGTCCGCCTTTGACCCCTTAAAGAACCAGGATGAAGTCAACAAGAATGTCATCTCTGCTTTTGGTTTGAGCGAAGACCAGCCCCCAG CGCCGCCAGCAGCCGCCCCAGAGGAGCGCTCAGGGACCCCTGATAGCATTGCTTCCTCCTCGTCCGCAGCCCCTCAGCCAGGATTGCCTCCCCAAGTGCAGGCTCCCTTTTCTGGAGTGCAACAGGGACCCCCAGCTGGCGTGGATG GTCAGGTATACCCGCAGTACCAGGCCCCAGGTGGATACCCTCCACAGCAGCCGGGTGCCCCCCCTCAACAGTATGGAATGCAGTATCCTG CGGGGTACAGCCCCCAGCCAGGAGCCCCCCAACCTGGTCCACCGCAACAGCAGCAGTTCCAGAACTACGCGCCCCCCTCCTCCCAAGCCCCGGCCCCGGGTCCACCGGCCCCGGCCCCCAGCTTCCAGGGtggccagcagcagcagcctcaTTCTCATCCTCCTCAGGGACCCCAGCAGTACCCGCCAGGAGCCTTTCCGCCCCAAAACTATACCTCCCAGGCATCGCAGCCGGCCAACTACAGCATGCCGCCCAACTCCCAGGCTGCCGGGTACCAACCTCGTCCGGGATACACCCCACCTCCGGGCAATACGGTCACCCCTCCGCCCGGGGCTGCTAACCCATACGCCCGCAACCGGCCCCCTTATGGTCAGGGCTATGCCCAGCCAGGCCCTGGGTACCGGTAA